The proteins below come from a single Beutenbergia cavernae DSM 12333 genomic window:
- a CDS encoding DUF3626 domain-containing protein — protein MSSDLTDTQRRALAHVASHAVGDPIDPALRVTLHFHPDRGGLLDDLARRRLYRNQFETGTSNGGLTAHPGGDRWRWEQRMFAGAYDGAAPGDRPKYGALDVRRRSVGAAPRFGSAFLRLRPEVLDRTTFCFPDSVQEPTDVGVRARGSHVVALALGAVHDALDDYVEAQVHGPVRLPEDVEAIVLDPAYRGTEVEVEAHRACPDVAWHAGFRLGLDALRAHPDYRGPEFVELGIEVVRRFGDGTTLDPRVLGHAVRTGEYDLQDLKRVWHLLARFGTPELAGTTSGRAEG, from the coding sequence ATGTCGTCCGACCTGACCGACACGCAGCGGCGGGCGCTCGCCCACGTGGCGAGCCACGCCGTCGGCGACCCGATCGACCCGGCGCTGCGGGTCACGCTGCACTTCCACCCCGACCGCGGCGGCCTGCTCGACGATCTCGCCCGCCGCCGCCTCTACCGGAACCAGTTCGAGACCGGCACGAGCAACGGCGGGCTGACGGCCCACCCGGGCGGCGACCGGTGGCGCTGGGAGCAGCGCATGTTCGCTGGCGCTTACGACGGCGCGGCACCGGGCGATCGGCCGAAGTACGGCGCGCTCGACGTCCGACGGCGCAGCGTCGGCGCCGCTCCGCGCTTCGGTTCCGCGTTCCTCCGGCTGCGCCCGGAGGTGCTCGACCGCACCACGTTCTGCTTCCCGGACAGCGTCCAGGAGCCGACCGACGTCGGGGTCCGCGCCCGCGGGAGCCACGTCGTCGCGCTCGCCCTCGGCGCCGTCCACGATGCGCTCGACGACTACGTCGAGGCCCAGGTGCACGGGCCGGTGCGCCTGCCCGAGGACGTCGAGGCGATCGTGCTCGACCCCGCCTATCGCGGTACCGAGGTGGAGGTCGAGGCGCACCGTGCCTGCCCGGACGTCGCCTGGCACGCCGGCTTCCGGCTCGGCCTCGACGCCCTGCGGGCGCACCCGGACTACCGCGGCCCGGAGTTCGTCGAGCTCGGCATCGAGGTCGTGCGGCGGTTCGGCGACGGCACGACGCTCGACCCGCGGGTGCTCGGCCACGCCGTCCGCACGGGCGAGTACGACCTCCAGGACCTCAAGCGGGTCTGGCACCTGCTCGCCCGTTTCGGGACGCCGGAGCTCGCCGGAACGACGAGCGGGCGGGCTGAGGGATGA
- a CDS encoding aminoglycoside phosphotransferase family protein gives MSPVEVPTSFRASPRWWHDADGAAWLDALPSLVEAAARRWDLEIDGRPSHGSNALVVPVRRAGEPFALRLTPPGDGVAAEVAALRFWAGRGTVQLEDADVDAGVTLLERLDATRSLASLPLDDAVRHLARLMRRLAVPAPASARSTGDVVRDRLPELTADWERLGQPFERRALDAARDAGAGLTTPAADVAVDGDLHHEQVLAGTREPWLAVDPVLLRGDVEYDLARILWTRLDEMADDDVPRHVRTVVEVADLEPERAHAWVLFRTVDYWLWGLAHGLTEDPVRCARIVTLLAG, from the coding sequence ATGAGCCCCGTGGAGGTCCCCACGTCGTTCCGCGCGTCGCCGCGCTGGTGGCACGACGCCGACGGCGCCGCCTGGCTCGACGCGCTCCCCTCGCTCGTCGAGGCGGCAGCCCGCCGCTGGGACCTCGAGATCGACGGGCGGCCGTCGCACGGCTCGAACGCCCTCGTGGTCCCGGTCCGGCGTGCGGGAGAGCCGTTCGCGCTGCGCCTGACGCCGCCGGGCGACGGCGTGGCCGCCGAGGTCGCGGCGCTGCGGTTCTGGGCGGGGCGCGGGACCGTCCAGCTCGAGGACGCCGACGTCGACGCCGGCGTCACGCTGCTGGAACGCCTCGACGCCACCCGGAGCCTCGCGAGCCTCCCGCTCGACGACGCCGTCAGGCACCTCGCGCGTCTCATGCGCCGGCTCGCGGTCCCGGCGCCGGCGTCGGCGCGCTCCACCGGCGACGTCGTCCGCGACCGGCTGCCGGAGCTCACGGCCGACTGGGAACGCCTCGGCCAACCGTTCGAGCGCCGCGCGCTCGACGCGGCGCGCGACGCGGGCGCGGGGCTGACGACTCCCGCCGCCGACGTCGCCGTCGACGGCGACCTGCACCACGAGCAGGTGCTCGCCGGCACGCGGGAGCCGTGGCTCGCCGTCGACCCCGTGCTGCTGCGCGGCGACGTCGAGTACGACCTCGCCCGGATTCTCTGGACCCGTCTCGACGAGATGGCCGACGACGACGTCCCGCGGCACGTGCGGACCGTCGTCGAGGTCGCCGACCTCGAGCCGGAGCGGGCCCACGCGTGGGTGCTGTTCCGCACCGTCGACTACTGGCTGTGGGGCCTCGCGCACGGGCTCACCGAGGATCCGGTGCGCTGCGCGCGGATCGTCACTCTGCTCGCCGGCTGA
- a CDS encoding citrate/2-methylcitrate synthase, which produces MTQVDPALPLLTSGEAAARLGVRVETLYAYVSRGRVRRTRTPEGSFFDPLEIERVAASRRRPPPPSEGGTLAGTPLMVLETDVAAVVDGELLVRGVPLAELVASRFDDVAAWLWSDPGVSLAEDDDGAAAAARVGAAMPVSARLVQRLQAAVPAVAATDPTRGDLDPGAVARRAGVLLGALPAALPRIGEHPTEILSRRRRLPLADAQRSSREGFAARLWPRLTARPPEPGGVLALETALVALVDHDLAASTLAARAAASARADVDGVVLAGLGALDSALHGRASSPAHDLLARTLATGDVAGAVAASVRGVGRVPGFGHRLYRGADPRAVVLLDALRAWAGAAAGDGDGARQDDDAARVGDVVRAYDAVTAAVQRRAGLAPNVDLALGALTLAIGADPEAGEVVFALGRTVGWVAHALDEYTRPPLRLRPTGRYVGPMAGAVSHRAELSRRAE; this is translated from the coding sequence GTGACACAGGTCGATCCGGCGCTCCCTCTGCTGACCAGCGGCGAGGCGGCCGCCCGGCTCGGGGTTCGCGTCGAGACGCTCTACGCGTACGTCTCGCGAGGCCGCGTGCGGCGCACCCGGACACCGGAGGGGTCGTTCTTCGACCCGCTCGAGATCGAGCGGGTGGCGGCGTCGCGCCGTCGCCCTCCGCCGCCGTCCGAGGGCGGCACGCTCGCGGGGACGCCGCTCATGGTGCTCGAGACGGACGTCGCCGCCGTCGTCGACGGCGAGCTGCTCGTTCGCGGTGTCCCGCTCGCCGAGCTGGTGGCCAGCCGGTTCGACGACGTCGCGGCGTGGCTGTGGTCCGATCCCGGGGTGTCGCTCGCGGAGGACGACGACGGCGCCGCGGCCGCCGCACGCGTCGGTGCGGCGATGCCGGTGTCGGCTCGGCTCGTGCAGCGCCTGCAGGCGGCGGTGCCGGCCGTCGCCGCCACGGACCCGACGCGCGGCGACCTCGATCCCGGCGCCGTCGCCCGGCGCGCGGGAGTGCTGCTCGGGGCGCTCCCGGCCGCGCTGCCGCGGATCGGCGAGCATCCGACAGAGATCCTCTCGCGGAGGCGCAGACTTCCTCTCGCGGACGCGCAGAGATCCTCTCGGGAAGGGTTCGCGGCGCGGCTCTGGCCGCGGCTCACCGCCCGGCCGCCCGAGCCCGGGGGCGTCCTGGCGCTCGAGACGGCGCTCGTGGCACTGGTGGACCACGACCTCGCCGCGTCGACGCTCGCCGCGCGGGCGGCGGCGTCGGCCCGCGCGGACGTCGACGGCGTCGTCCTGGCCGGGCTCGGCGCCCTCGACTCCGCGCTGCACGGCCGGGCGAGCTCGCCGGCGCACGACCTCCTCGCGCGGACGCTGGCCACGGGGGACGTCGCGGGCGCCGTCGCCGCGTCCGTGCGCGGCGTCGGCCGCGTGCCCGGCTTCGGACACCGGCTCTACCGCGGGGCCGACCCGCGGGCCGTCGTGCTGCTCGACGCGCTCCGGGCGTGGGCCGGCGCCGCCGCCGGGGACGGCGACGGCGCGAGACAGGACGACGACGCCGCCCGGGTCGGCGACGTCGTCCGGGCGTACGACGCCGTGACCGCGGCGGTCCAGCGGCGCGCCGGGCTGGCCCCGAACGTCGACCTCGCGCTCGGAGCGCTGACCCTCGCGATCGGCGCGGACCCGGAGGCGGGAGAGGTCGTCTTCGCGCTGGGGCGGACCGTCGGGTGGGTGGCACACGCGCTGGACGAGTACACGCGACCGCCGCTGCGCCTGCGCCCGACCGGACGCTACGTCGGACCGATGGCGGGCGCCGTCAGCCACCGGGCAGAGCTCAGCCGGCGAGCAGAGTGA
- a CDS encoding citrate synthase — protein sequence MSTVARDRLDTTTIDAPPGLAGVVVAPTAIGDVRGLEGYFHYRGYSAVELASRTSVEEVWHLLVDGELPTAAELAAFSADVRRRRQLPPQIARLLPGLAEAARGGDPLAGLRAALSVVGAELGLRPLYDSDPAERRDAVLTLGALTPVLLAELSRRQRGLAVVTPDDGAGFVADYLWRVTGAEPDARHVTALSTYLVATVDHGFNASTFTARVIASTGADPAACLVGALGSLSGPLHGGAPSRVLDALDEIAHARRAREWARDQISAGRRVMGFGHPVYRTEDPRSAMLREVVLDLGAPRAELAVAVEREVLAALEELKPGRALHTNVEFYASVLLEACGIPREAFTATFATARTIGWSAHVLEQAADPKIIRPSARYVGPTPPRPLP from the coding sequence GTGAGCACCGTCGCACGCGATCGGCTCGACACCACCACCATCGACGCGCCGCCCGGCCTGGCCGGCGTCGTCGTCGCCCCGACAGCCATCGGCGACGTCCGGGGGCTCGAGGGCTACTTCCACTACCGCGGCTACTCCGCCGTCGAGCTCGCGAGCCGCACGAGCGTGGAGGAGGTCTGGCACCTGCTCGTCGACGGCGAGCTGCCGACGGCTGCCGAGCTCGCCGCCTTCTCCGCGGACGTCCGGCGACGGCGGCAGCTGCCCCCGCAGATCGCGCGCCTCCTGCCCGGGCTGGCCGAGGCGGCCCGGGGCGGCGACCCCCTGGCCGGGCTCCGCGCGGCACTGAGCGTGGTGGGCGCCGAGCTCGGGCTGCGTCCGCTGTACGACTCCGACCCGGCCGAGCGCCGCGACGCCGTCCTCACGCTGGGCGCGCTGACTCCCGTGCTGCTCGCCGAGCTCTCCCGCCGGCAGCGCGGCCTCGCCGTCGTGACGCCGGACGACGGCGCCGGCTTCGTGGCCGACTACCTGTGGCGCGTCACCGGGGCCGAGCCGGACGCGCGGCACGTCACGGCGCTGTCCACCTACCTCGTGGCGACCGTCGATCACGGCTTCAACGCCTCGACGTTCACCGCCCGGGTGATCGCCTCGACCGGCGCCGATCCCGCGGCGTGCCTCGTCGGCGCGCTCGGCTCGCTCTCCGGGCCGCTGCACGGCGGGGCGCCGAGCCGCGTGCTGGACGCGCTCGACGAGATTGCTCATGCGCGGAGGGCCCGGGAGTGGGCACGCGACCAGATCTCGGCCGGACGGCGGGTCATGGGGTTCGGGCACCCGGTGTACCGGACGGAGGACCCGCGCTCCGCGATGCTCCGCGAGGTGGTGCTGGACCTCGGTGCGCCGCGCGCGGAGCTGGCGGTCGCCGTCGAGCGCGAGGTCCTCGCCGCCCTCGAGGAGCTGAAGCCGGGCCGCGCGCTGCACACGAACGTCGAGTTCTACGCGTCGGTGCTGCTCGAGGCGTGCGGCATCCCGCGCGAGGCGTTCACGGCCACGTTCGCGACGGCGCGCACGATCGGGTGGTCGGCCCACGTGCTCGAGCAGGCCGCCGACCCGAAGATCATCCGGCCGTCCGCGCGCTACGTCGGGCCGACGCCGCCCCGGCCCCTGCCCTGA
- a CDS encoding VOC family protein, which yields MTDSTQPATAGSTGSGGGLTHVRTVAIAVDDQDRALAFYSDVLGLEVRLDAEFAPGNRWIEVAPAGAETSVALVPATREQPAGGDTGIRFTTADAAADHARFAAAGVDVDDVLRWEGVPPMFQFRDVDGNLLTAVEA from the coding sequence ATGACTGACAGCACGCAGCCGGCGACGGCCGGGAGCACGGGTTCGGGCGGCGGCCTCACGCACGTCCGCACGGTCGCGATCGCCGTGGACGACCAGGACCGGGCGCTCGCGTTCTACAGCGACGTGCTCGGCCTCGAGGTCCGTCTCGACGCCGAGTTCGCGCCCGGCAACCGGTGGATCGAGGTGGCTCCGGCCGGCGCCGAGACGTCGGTCGCGCTCGTCCCCGCGACCCGGGAACAGCCGGCGGGCGGCGACACGGGCATCCGGTTCACGACGGCCGACGCCGCCGCGGACCACGCCCGGTTCGCGGCGGCGGGCGTCGACGTCGACGACGTGCTCCGCTGGGAGGGTGTGCCGCCGATGTTCCAGTTCCGCGACGTCGACGGGAACCTGCTCACCGCCGTCGAGGCCTGA
- a CDS encoding nucleotidyltransferase domain-containing protein yields MNTDREADDEAFLGGVADRLAALPGVRAVTLGGSRAEGTHAPESDWDLAVHYRGSFDPQDLRDVGWRGEVSELGGWGGGIFNGGAWLEIDDRRVDVHYRDLAVTERVLADARDGRFAVEPLMFHLAGIPTYLLLAELAQAQVLREREPLPRPEYPEALRREAPREWWGRAEVTFGYALDGHARRGRVTQAVGLAAVATAQAAHAVVAARGVWVTNDKQLLARAGLEGVDELLGAPGRTPEELAATVTRCRELCGERAAVR; encoded by the coding sequence GTGAACACGGACCGTGAGGCGGACGACGAGGCGTTCCTGGGGGGAGTCGCGGACCGACTGGCCGCGCTGCCCGGCGTCCGCGCCGTCACGCTCGGCGGGTCACGTGCGGAGGGTACGCACGCTCCCGAGAGCGACTGGGACCTCGCCGTCCACTACCGCGGGTCGTTCGACCCGCAGGACCTCCGCGACGTCGGCTGGCGCGGCGAGGTGTCCGAGCTCGGCGGCTGGGGCGGCGGGATCTTCAACGGCGGGGCGTGGCTCGAGATCGACGACCGCCGGGTCGACGTCCACTACCGCGACCTCGCCGTCACCGAGCGGGTGCTCGCCGACGCGCGCGACGGACGCTTCGCCGTCGAGCCCTTGATGTTCCACCTCGCCGGCATCCCCACGTACCTCCTGCTCGCGGAGCTGGCGCAGGCTCAGGTGCTGCGCGAGCGCGAACCGCTCCCGCGGCCCGAGTACCCGGAGGCGCTGCGCCGGGAGGCGCCGCGAGAGTGGTGGGGACGCGCGGAGGTGACATTCGGCTATGCGCTCGACGGGCACGCGCGGCGCGGCAGGGTGACCCAGGCGGTGGGCCTCGCTGCGGTGGCGACGGCGCAGGCCGCGCACGCCGTCGTCGCGGCGCGGGGCGTCTGGGTCACGAACGACAAGCAGCTGCTGGCGCGTGCCGGTCTCGAGGGCGTCGACGAGCTGCTCGGCGCACCGGGACGGACGCCCGAGGAGCTCGCGGCGACCGTTACCCGCTGCCGGGAGCTCTGCGGGGAGCGGGCCGCCGTCCGGTGA
- the uppS gene encoding polyprenyl diphosphate synthase, protein MNGPALPGAAFARRAAEGLAERRLERALAGAPVPRHVGLVMDGNRRWARLAGSLDPRVGHRAGAEHLSVVLGWCARAGIDRASVYVLSAANIAKRGPDEVAHLMTLLETTIARQRRDDAEWSLAVAGSLDLLPDRTAHALKEAIDATAGRPRSLTLAIGYDPHEEIAAAVRAHLADAADDAGRPGATLTDLARAFDADDLDARIPGGSDIDLVIRTSGERRLSGFFPWRSAGAELVFCDVYWPGFRRLDFLRALRTYAQRVGTR, encoded by the coding sequence GTGAACGGACCTGCGCTGCCTGGTGCCGCGTTCGCGCGGCGCGCTGCCGAGGGCCTCGCCGAGCGCCGGCTCGAGCGTGCCCTCGCCGGGGCGCCGGTCCCGCGGCACGTCGGGCTGGTCATGGACGGCAACCGACGGTGGGCGCGCCTCGCCGGCTCGCTCGACCCGCGCGTCGGCCACCGGGCCGGCGCTGAGCACCTGAGCGTCGTCCTCGGCTGGTGCGCCCGAGCGGGCATCGACCGCGCGAGCGTCTACGTGCTGTCGGCGGCGAACATCGCCAAGCGCGGCCCGGACGAGGTCGCGCACCTCATGACGCTGCTCGAGACCACGATCGCCCGGCAGCGCCGGGACGACGCCGAGTGGTCGCTCGCCGTCGCCGGCTCGCTCGATCTCCTTCCCGACCGCACCGCTCACGCGCTCAAGGAGGCGATCGACGCGACGGCGGGGCGGCCCCGCTCCCTCACGCTCGCGATCGGGTACGACCCGCACGAGGAGATCGCCGCCGCCGTCCGGGCCCATCTCGCGGATGCTGCCGACGACGCCGGACGGCCCGGCGCGACGCTGACCGACCTCGCGCGCGCGTTCGACGCCGACGACCTCGACGCGCGGATCCCGGGCGGCTCCGACATCGACCTGGTCATCCGCACGAGCGGCGAGCGGCGGCTCTCCGGTTTCTTCCCGTGGCGCAGCGCGGGCGCGGAGCTCGTGTTCTGCGACGTGTACTGGCCCGGGTTCCGCCGCCTGGACTTCCTGCGGGCGCTGCGCACGTACGCGCAGCGGGTCGGCACGCGCTGA
- a CDS encoding GNAT family N-acetyltransferase, translating to MTTYVWRGAVDDRALGELHAEAFEHAYVDIGWSAQLKGHSLGWVTAHDDGHDDPVGFVNVAWDGGVHAFVLDTMVARAVRGRGIGRGLVARAASGARHAHCEWLHVDYEPELEPFYAACGFEPTPAGLVRLR from the coding sequence ATGACGACGTACGTATGGCGCGGAGCGGTCGACGACCGCGCGCTGGGCGAGCTGCACGCGGAGGCGTTCGAGCACGCCTACGTCGACATCGGATGGTCGGCGCAGCTCAAGGGCCACAGCCTCGGCTGGGTGACGGCGCACGACGACGGTCACGACGACCCGGTCGGGTTCGTCAACGTGGCCTGGGACGGCGGCGTGCACGCGTTCGTGCTCGACACGATGGTCGCTCGGGCGGTTCGGGGCCGGGGGATCGGGCGAGGGCTGGTGGCGCGGGCGGCGTCGGGAGCCCGGCACGCGCACTGCGAGTGGCTGCACGTCGACTACGAACCGGAGCTCGAGCCCTTCTACGCGGCGTGCGGCTTCGAGCCCACGCCCGCCGGGCTCGTCCGGTTGCGCTGA
- a CDS encoding ABC transporter permease — translation MTSATLTRGGLPVRRAFRPAARGAAGTGAMIRLVLRRNRVRLAAWFVVIVGLVAYVGSYYTTVFDSQQALDDFAALSDTPSIRALTGLAAAAATLGGAVWTKIWMTCAVALALGVAFLVTRNGRAEEELGRTELLRSRALGIHAQSFATYLVLAVVCLASGAGVALVSMANGLDPDGAGVVGSVVFGASVAGVGLVAIGVAAVAGQLASTARGANMLASVVIGGFYVLRMMGDLGDGTLTWLSPIGWGEKMEPWSANSWWPFALLVGFAAVLLAVATRLEARRDLASGLLPDRPGPSDAAAQLASPLGLALRLQRGAILAWTLTVVLASLLFGSVVEAMTDLVDDAGGDVDVLIGGSGVEALVSLLVMLVALIVAVFALQSTMTLRADEATGILEPQLAGALSRTRWALERLLVPAVGSAVLLLLGGAAMGAGYGSLVGDSGQTWVLAGAALAYWPAVMLLVGIAVALFGWLPRVAIPVTWSLLGLMWLLVLVGDALNLPDWVLDGMPFSATPYQPLESMDAAPLVVLAALAAAGVALGLARFARRDLRTG, via the coding sequence ATGACCTCCGCGACGCTGACCCGGGGCGGTCTCCCGGTGCGGCGCGCGTTCCGCCCCGCCGCGCGCGGCGCTGCCGGCACCGGCGCGATGATCCGCCTCGTGCTCCGGCGCAACCGGGTCCGGCTCGCGGCCTGGTTCGTCGTGATCGTCGGGCTCGTGGCCTACGTCGGCAGCTACTACACGACCGTCTTCGACTCGCAGCAGGCGCTCGACGACTTCGCCGCACTGAGCGACACGCCGTCGATCCGGGCCCTGACCGGCCTCGCCGCGGCGGCTGCCACGCTCGGCGGCGCCGTCTGGACGAAGATCTGGATGACGTGCGCCGTCGCTCTCGCGCTGGGCGTCGCGTTCCTCGTGACGCGGAACGGGCGCGCCGAGGAGGAGCTCGGCCGCACCGAGCTGCTGCGCTCTCGAGCGCTCGGGATCCACGCGCAGTCGTTCGCCACGTACCTCGTGCTGGCCGTCGTGTGCCTGGCGAGCGGGGCGGGCGTCGCGCTCGTGTCGATGGCGAACGGGCTGGATCCGGACGGCGCGGGTGTCGTCGGGTCCGTGGTGTTCGGCGCCTCCGTGGCAGGTGTCGGGCTCGTGGCCATCGGGGTCGCGGCCGTCGCCGGCCAGCTCGCGTCGACCGCCCGCGGGGCGAACATGCTCGCCTCGGTCGTGATCGGCGGGTTCTACGTGCTGCGGATGATGGGTGACCTGGGCGACGGCACGCTGACGTGGCTCTCGCCGATCGGCTGGGGCGAGAAGATGGAGCCCTGGAGCGCCAACAGCTGGTGGCCGTTCGCGCTGCTGGTCGGCTTCGCCGCGGTGCTGCTCGCGGTCGCGACCCGCCTGGAGGCGCGCCGCGACCTCGCGAGCGGGCTGCTTCCCGACCGCCCCGGACCCTCAGACGCCGCGGCGCAGCTCGCGTCCCCGCTCGGCCTCGCGCTGCGCCTGCAGCGTGGCGCGATCCTCGCGTGGACGCTCACCGTCGTGCTCGCATCCCTGCTGTTCGGCTCCGTCGTCGAGGCGATGACGGATCTCGTGGACGACGCCGGCGGCGACGTCGACGTCCTCATCGGCGGTTCCGGGGTCGAGGCCCTCGTCTCGCTGCTCGTCATGCTGGTGGCCCTCATCGTGGCCGTGTTCGCGCTGCAGTCCACGATGACGCTGCGCGCCGACGAGGCGACAGGGATCCTCGAGCCGCAGCTCGCGGGCGCCCTCTCGCGGACGCGGTGGGCCCTGGAGCGGTTGCTGGTGCCCGCCGTCGGGAGCGCCGTTCTGCTGCTGCTGGGCGGCGCGGCGATGGGGGCCGGATACGGGTCGCTCGTCGGCGACAGCGGGCAGACCTGGGTCCTGGCGGGTGCGGCGCTCGCGTACTGGCCGGCCGTGATGCTGCTGGTGGGCATCGCCGTGGCGCTGTTCGGGTGGCTACCGCGCGTCGCGATCCCGGTGACGTGGTCGCTTCTGGGCCTCATGTGGCTGCTGGTCCTCGTCGGCGACGCGCTGAACCTGCCCGACTGGGTGCTCGACGGCATGCCGTTCTCCGCGACGCCGTACCAGCCGCTCGAGTCCATGGACGCCGCGCCGCTCGTGGTGCTGGCGGCGCTCGCCGCCGCCGGGGTTGCGCTCGGGCTCGCCCGCTTCGCGAGGCGCGACCTGCGGACGGGCTGA
- a CDS encoding ABC transporter ATP-binding protein: MSTRETAIEITGLTKSFGHVRALQGLDLQVPAGQVTGFLGPNGAGKSTTIRILLGMLRADAGRVTVLGKDAWADAVELHRRVAYVPGDVNLWPNLTGGQAIDILRRLSGPLDPRRKAEMLARFELDPTKKARTYSKGNRQKVALVAALASDAELLVLDEPTSGLDPLMEAAFTASIQEVKAAGRSVLLSSHIFAEVEKLADRVTIIRNGVAVESGTLAELRHLTRSQVTVAIDDGAERLAALPGVHDLRSTDGHVTFAVDDAELPALLAELARLRPRSIVAAPPSLEELFLSHYGDELAALSGAAR; this comes from the coding sequence ATGTCCACGCGCGAGACGGCCATCGAGATCACCGGACTCACGAAGAGCTTTGGGCACGTGCGTGCCCTCCAGGGCCTCGACCTGCAGGTACCGGCAGGTCAGGTCACGGGCTTCCTCGGCCCGAACGGCGCCGGGAAGTCCACCACCATCAGGATCCTCCTCGGGATGCTGCGCGCCGACGCCGGCCGCGTGACGGTGCTCGGGAAGGATGCGTGGGCCGACGCGGTCGAGCTCCACCGACGCGTCGCGTACGTGCCGGGCGACGTCAACCTCTGGCCGAACCTGACCGGCGGTCAGGCCATCGACATCCTGCGGCGGCTCAGCGGGCCGCTCGACCCCCGCCGCAAGGCCGAGATGCTCGCCCGCTTCGAGCTCGACCCGACCAAGAAGGCGCGCACGTACTCGAAGGGGAACCGGCAGAAGGTCGCGCTGGTCGCGGCGCTCGCGTCCGACGCCGAGCTCCTCGTCCTCGACGAGCCCACGTCGGGCCTCGACCCCCTCATGGAGGCGGCCTTCACGGCGTCGATCCAGGAGGTCAAGGCCGCCGGGCGGTCGGTGCTGCTCTCGAGCCACATCTTCGCCGAGGTGGAGAAGCTCGCCGACCGCGTGACGATCATCCGGAACGGCGTCGCCGTCGAGTCCGGCACGCTCGCCGAGCTGCGCCACCTCACACGCTCGCAGGTCACGGTGGCGATCGATGACGGCGCCGAGCGGCTCGCCGCGCTCCCGGGCGTGCACGACCTGCGCTCGACGGACGGGCACGTGACGTTCGCCGTCGACGACGCCGAGCTGCCGGCCCTCCTCGCCGAGCTGGCGCGCCTGCGGCCGAGGTCGATCGTCGCGGCGCCGCCGTCTCTCGAGGAGCTGTTCCTGTCGCACTACGGCGACGAGCTCGCGGCCCTGAGCGGAGCCGCACGATGA
- a CDS encoding TetR family transcriptional regulator → MLVVRTVASASGSSQVRPEDLTARARIRDAAIECFARDGFDASVRTLADRAGVSAGLITHHFGSKAKLRAECDTEVLRRYRLVKQDAVERPTPHLLEALADPGPDAALLVYILRAVHAGGPAARAFLTHLMDDARDAMADGVARGLVRPSRDEEARLRYLTYQTVGAMLVDFMLDGGSDPGVFVARMRQRSSDLLLPMLEVGTEGYLASREYLDSYLENVWEGRHGTDGGARTHAPPSSADPEPTSA, encoded by the coding sequence ATGCTGGTCGTGCGTACAGTCGCCTCGGCGTCAGGCTCGTCGCAGGTCCGCCCCGAGGACCTGACGGCCAGGGCACGCATCCGCGATGCGGCGATCGAGTGCTTCGCGCGCGATGGGTTCGACGCCTCCGTGCGCACGCTCGCCGATCGCGCCGGCGTCTCGGCCGGGCTCATCACGCACCACTTCGGGTCGAAGGCGAAGCTCCGGGCGGAGTGCGACACGGAGGTCCTGCGGAGGTACCGGCTCGTCAAGCAGGACGCCGTCGAGCGTCCCACCCCGCACCTGCTCGAGGCGCTCGCCGACCCGGGCCCGGACGCCGCCCTGCTCGTGTACATCCTGCGGGCCGTGCACGCGGGCGGCCCGGCTGCGCGAGCGTTCCTCACGCACCTCATGGACGACGCCCGCGACGCGATGGCCGACGGCGTGGCGCGTGGTCTGGTGCGTCCGTCGCGTGACGAGGAGGCGCGCCTGCGCTACCTGACGTACCAGACGGTGGGCGCGATGCTCGTGGACTTCATGCTCGACGGCGGCAGCGATCCGGGCGTGTTCGTCGCCCGGATGCGCCAACGGTCGAGCGACCTCCTGCTCCCGATGCTCGAGGTCGGCACCGAGGGCTACCTGGCCAGTCGCGAGTACCTCGACAGCTACCTGGAGAACGTCTGGGAAGGCCGGCACGGGACGGACGGTGGAGCGCGCACGCACGCTCCGCCGTCGTCCGCCGATCCCGAACCCACCAGCGCCTGA
- a CDS encoding NUDIX hydrolase, whose amino-acid sequence MSRAARTIRVAAGLVRDARGAVLLVRKAGTTAFMQPGGKIEPGEAPAEALAREIAEELGVDVVVRRHLGTFRAPAANEPDHVVDAEVFDVPLDDDDAARVAPAREIAETAWVRPDDGDHLRRLTLAPLTEHHVLPLVGLRPPVDRAVVPPEVGG is encoded by the coding sequence ATGAGCCGTGCCGCCCGGACCATCCGCGTCGCGGCGGGACTCGTCCGGGACGCGCGGGGCGCCGTCCTCCTCGTGCGCAAGGCGGGCACGACGGCGTTCATGCAGCCGGGCGGGAAGATCGAGCCGGGGGAGGCGCCGGCCGAGGCGCTCGCCCGCGAGATCGCGGAGGAGCTCGGGGTCGACGTCGTCGTGCGCCGGCACCTCGGCACGTTCCGGGCGCCGGCGGCGAACGAGCCGGACCACGTCGTCGACGCCGAGGTCTTCGACGTCCCGCTCGACGACGACGACGCCGCTCGCGTCGCACCCGCGCGGGAGATCGCGGAGACCGCATGGGTGCGGCCCGACGACGGCGACCACCTCCGGCGCCTGACGCTCGCGCCGCTCACGGAGCATCACGTCCTCCCGCTGGTCGGCCTCCGACCCCCGGTCGACCGTGCGGTCGTTCCTCCCGAGGTTGGTGGATGA